One Coffea arabica cultivar ET-39 chromosome 5c, Coffea Arabica ET-39 HiFi, whole genome shotgun sequence DNA window includes the following coding sequences:
- the LOC140007286 gene encoding uncharacterized protein — translation MKALVWNCRGVGSPLTVPQLKEIINLHFPEVVFLSETKNRKCFMNKVMMKLRYDKLFVVDPIGKSGGLTVMWKQELAVGKVSFTEFTIELQINGTGGKAQWWLICVYASSNEAAREKQWKIISERKVLWGRNWVLAGDMNDLHKIKECRIALLEWNRQKNKNAKRQIQRVKQELVDLQKSNLANKGERRAALRKDLADAYRKEEVYWAQKARSSWLKEGDKNTKYFHAIVEGRRRRNTISNLQKSDGNWCNSMEEVEGEIEGYFKELFTSSNPQNFDSILDGIPQVITGQMNAKLVRPVSEVEIRKAVFSL, via the exons ATGAAGGCTCTGGTGTGGAATTGTCGAGGTGttgggagccccttgacagttccTCAACTCAAGGAGATTATAAATCTTCACTTCCCAGAGGTGGTTTTTCTGTCAGAAACTAAAAATAGGAAATgctttatgaacaaagtaaTGATGAAACTGAGGTATGATAAGCTTTTTGTTGTGGATCCAATTGGTAAATCAGGAGGGTTGACAGTTATGTGGAAGCAAGAGCTTGCAGTAGGAAAAGTTTCATTTACTGAATTTACTATAGAATTGCAGATCAATGGGACAGGTGGGAAGGCTCAGTGGTGGCTCATATGTGTTTATGCCAGTAGTAATGAGGCAGCACGAGAAAAACAATGGAAAATCATCTCAGAAAGAAAGGTTTTATGGGGAAGGAATTGGGTGTTGGCTGGGGATATGAATGATTTG CATAAGATCAAAGAGTGCAGGATAGCTTTATTGGAATGGAAtagacagaaaaataaaaatgctaAGAGGCAAATCCAAAGGGTAAAACAGGAGCTGGTGGATCTGCAAAAGAGTAATCTGGCAAATAAGGGTGAAAGAAGAGCTGCATTGAGAAAGGATTTGGCTGATGCATACAGAAAAGAGGAAGTGTACTGGGCTCAAAAGGCTAGAAGCAGTTGGCTAAAAGAAGGCGATAAAAATACAAAGTATTTTCATGCCATTGTTGAGGGGAGAAGGAGAAGGAATACTATCTCAAACTTGCAGAAAAGTGATGGAAACTGGTGCAATTCTATGGAGGAGGTGGAGGGTGAGATTGAGGGGTATTTTAAGGAACTTTTCACTTCTTCTAATCCTCAGAACTTTGACTCCATTTTGGATGGAATCCCTCAAGTGATTACAGGGCAGATGAATGCAAAGCTCGTGAGGCCTGTGTCTGAAGTGGAAATCAGAAAAGCTGTGTTCTCCTTATAA